The following coding sequences lie in one Phalacrocorax aristotelis chromosome 4, bGulAri2.1, whole genome shotgun sequence genomic window:
- the PI4K2B gene encoding phosphatidylinositol 4-kinase type 2-beta, whose product MAEPGAEGPDERLLLLAEPAPEGGPPWRAPRRTKAAPGAAVRLCGELGLEEEEEEEEEGSDPEGDGEDEPLLRASGTGRGRRVGAAWEKEPRAAAGHTGHSADMNIFLDDPEFAEIILRAEQAIESGVFPERISQGSSGSYFAKDPKGKIIGVFKPKSEEPYGHLNPKWTKYFHKVCCPCCFGRGCLVPNQGYLSEAGAYLVDDKLGLGVVPKTKVVWLVSETFNYSAIDRAKSRGKKYALEKVPKVAKKFNRIGLPPKVGSFQLFVEGYKEADYWLRKFETDPLPENTRKEFQSQFERLVILDYVIRNTDRGNDNWLVRYEKQDDALDWSDKDSQWTITKESTIKIAAIDNGLAFPFKHPDEWRAYPFHWAWLSQAKVPFSQETRDLILPRISDMNFIQDLCEDLYELFKTDKGFDKATFENQMSVMRGQILNLTQALKDEKSPIQLVQMPRVIVERSSTGSQGRIVQLSNAFTQTFHSRKPFFSSW is encoded by the exons ATGGCGGAGCCGGGCGCTGAGGGGCCCGACGAGCGACTGCTGCTCCTGGCGGAGCCGGCGCCTGAGGGAGGGCCGCCCTGGCGGGCGCCGCGCCGGACCAAAGCCGCCCCCGGCGCGGCTGTGAGGCTgtgtggggagctggggctcgaggaggaggaggaggaggaggaggagggctcgGATCCCGAGGGGGATGGAGAGGACGAGCCTCTCCTGCGGGCGTCGGGTACCGGCCGCGGCCGCCGAGTGGGCGCCGCCTGGGAGAAGGAGCCCCGCGCCGCCGCAG ggCATACAGGACATAGTGCTgatatgaatatatttttagatgATCCAGAATTTGCTGAAATTATTCTGAGAGCAGAACAAGCTATAGAGTCTGGAGTTTTTCCAGAAAGAATCTCTCAAGGATCCAGTGGGAGTTATTTCGCCAAGGATCCAAAAGGG AAAATTATTGGAGTGTTCAAACCAAAATCTGAAGAGCCTTATGGACATCTAAATCCAAAATGGaccaaatattttcacaaagttTGTTGTCCTTGCTGCTTTGGCAGAGGCTGCCTTGTTCCAAATCAGGGATACCTCTCTGAAGCTGGTGCCTATCTTGTGGATGACAAGCTGGGGCTAGGAGTTGTACCTAAAACTaag GTTGTCTGGCTTGTCAGTGAGACCTTTAATTACAGTGCAATAGATCGTGCGaagtcaagaggaaaaaaatatgctttagaGAAAGTGCCAAAAGTTGCTAAAAAATTTAATCGAATTGGACTACCTCCTAAG GTTGGCTCCTTCCAGCTGTTTGTTGAAGGATATAAGGAGGCTGACTACTGGCTCAGGAAGTTTGAAACTGATCCTTTACCTGAGAACACAAGGAAGGAATTTCAGTCACAGTTTGAAAGATTGGTTATCTTGGATTATGTCATCAGAAATACAG acaGAGGTAACGATAACTGGTTAGTCAGATATGAAAAACAAGATGATGCACTTGATTGGTCAGATAAG GATAGCCAATGGACTATAACTAAAGAATCTACTATTAAAATTGCTGCAATTGACAATGGTTTAGCGTTTCCTTTTAAGCATCCTGATGAGTGGAGGGCAT ATCCCTTTCACTGGGCTTGGCTTTCTCAAGCAAAAGTTCCTTTCTCTCAGGAGACCAGAGACTTAATTCTTCCTCGTATTTCTGATATGAACTTCATACAGGATCTTTGTGAAGATCTTTATGAGCTATTTAAG acTGATAAAGGATTTGACAAGGCTACTTTTGAAAACCAAATGTCCGTTATGAGGGGGCAG ATACTAAACCTTACTCAGGCATTAAAGGATGAAAAAAGTCCCATTCAGCTTGTTCAGATGCCACGTGTGATTGTGGAGCGAAGTAGCACTGGAAGTCAGGGCCGGATTGTTCAACTGAGTAATGCATTCACACAGACATTTCATAGCAGgaagcctttcttttcctcctggtaG